The Arachis duranensis cultivar V14167 chromosome 2, aradu.V14167.gnm2.J7QH, whole genome shotgun sequence genome has a window encoding:
- the LOC107474305 gene encoding KIN14B-interacting protein At4g14310: MHLDRANPTREPGGSFRSAEKVTSLTGKGSGEKSASKIVGGKVQREKYSILKDGSKVSEESSGCNSGKSSSRLHEKLAFLEGKVKRIASDIKKTKELLDMNNPDASKVILSDIQEKISGIEKAMVHVTGADSGKVGSYSNGNVENICKGESENDESKRLGDGKSLIKGLKTEELEDRLFPHHKLIKNRILLKESWSSSSESCLVNGSDDVKAKVENNKVLSPVCENSIAVEFLASLNNDKEISVGGGGGGGGVRCCEVQETEGGRNAMKGSSSGLNQRSDNIDMLLESDEKLEEFDDQENKQEAFVGDEMDEAFNYKLNEIGDKNATGGWFVSEGEAVILAHDDGSCSYYDIANCEEKAVYMPPPEVSPNMWRDCWVVRAPGSDGCSGRFVVAASAGNTIDSGFCSWDFYTKEVQAFQTEVGTASSRTALRPLSNNVVQRRSSAFGNLAAEAKQCWYKPCGPLIISTTSSQRAVKVFDVRDGEQIMKWDVQRPVLAMEYSSPLQWRNRGKVVVAESESISLWDVNSLNPQALLSISVGGQKVSALHVSNTDAEMGGGVRKRVSSSEAEGNDGVFCTSDSINILDFRQPSGIGLKISKHGISAQSVFSRGDSVLLGCTSSNAMGKKQSSYMLQQISLRKQGLFHTYAFPESNTHSHYAAITQVWGNSDFVMGICGLGLHVFDTLKDDDALKIFNMDSSNSQTFREIIGPDDLYCPSFDYIGSRALLISRDRPAIWRHLIV, encoded by the exons ATGCATCTGGATCGGGCCAACCCGACTCGAGAACCGGGAGGGAGCTTCAGAAGCGCCGAAAAGGTTACAAGTTTAACGGGTAAGGGAAGTGGCGAAAAGAGTGCTTCTAAAATAGTGGGTGGGaaggttcagagagaaaaataTTCGATTTTGAAAGATGGGAGCAAGGTTTCGGAAGAAAGTAGTGGTTGTAATAGTGGGAAGTCCTCTAGTAGGCTTCACGAAAAGCTTGCGTTTCTTGAAGGGAAGGTTAAGAGAATCGCTTCGGATATAAAGAAGACTAAGGAGTTGTTGGATATGAACAACCCTGATGCGTCAAAGGTGATACTTTCGGATATTCAGGAGAAGATTTCGGGGATTGAGAAGGCTATGGTTCATGTCACTGGTGCTGATTCTGGTAAAGTGGGTAGTTATAGTAATGGAAATGTTGAAAACATTTGTAAAGGGGAATCTGAGAATGATGAATCTAAGAGATTGGGTGACGGGAAGAGCTTGATCAAAGGGTTGAAAACTGAGGAGCTTGAGGATAGGTTGTTCCCTCACCATAAGTTGATTAAGAATCGGATACTATTGAAGGAATCATGGTCGTCCTCGTCGGAGAGCTGTTTAGTTAATGGATCTGATGATGTGAAGGCTAAGGTGGAAAATAACAAGGTGCTAAGTCCTGTTTGTGAGAATTCAATTGCTGTGGAGTTTTTGGCTTCTCTTAATAACGACAAGGAGATAAGTgtgggtggtggtggtggtggtggtggagtcAGGTGCTGCGAGGTGCAGGAAACTGAGGGTGGTCGCAATGCGATGAAGGGCTCTTCGTCTGGCTTGAATCAGAGGTCTGACAATATTGATATGCTTCTTGAGTCTGACGAGAAGCTTGAGGAATTTGATGATCAGGAGAATAAGCAGGAAGCATTTGTTGGAGATGAGATGGATGAAGCTTTCAATTATAAGCTAAATGAGATCGGAGACAAGAATGCCACTGGAGGATGGTTTGTGTCTGAAGGGGAGGCTGTCATCCTTGCTCATGATGATGGTTCGTGTTCATATTATGATATTGCCAATTGCGAG gaAAAAGCTGTATATATGCCCCCACCTGAAGTGTCACCTAATATGTGGAGAGATTGTTGGGTAGTTCGTGCCCCTGGTTCGGATGGTTGCTCTGGAAGGTTTGTGGTAGCTGCATCTGCTGGCAATACTATAGATTCAGGATTCTGCTCATGGGATTTTTACACAAAGGAAGTGCAAGCTTTCCAGACTGAGGTTGGAACAGCATCTTCAAGAACAGCACTTAGACCTTTGTCCAATAATGTTGTGCAGAGGAGAAGTTCTGCATTTGGCAACTTGGCAGCAGAAGCCAAGCAATGTTGGTATAAACCCTGTGGACCCCTCATCATCTCTACTACCAGCTCACAGAGGGCTGTGAAAGTTTTTGATGTTCGTGATGGAGAGCAAATCATGAAATGGGATGTTCAGAGGCCTGTTCTTGCAATGGAATATTCTAGCCCTTTGCAATGGAGAAATAGGGGAAAAGTAGTAGTAGCAGAATCCGAGTCCATTTCTCTTTGGGATGTGAACTCACTCAATCCTCAAGCTTTGCTTTCTATTTCGGTGGGTGGGCAGAAAGTTTCTGCTCTACATGTGAGCAACACTGATGCTGAGATGGGTGGAGGAGTTCGGAAAAG AGTAAGTTCCTCAGAAGCCGAAGGAAATGATGGTGTGTTTTGCACCTCAGATTCCATTAACATCTTGGACTTCCGCCAACCCTCTGGCATTGGCcttaaaatatcaaaacatGGCATTAGCGCGCAATCAGTTTTCTCTCGTGGAGACTCTGTTTTGCTTGGCTGTACTAGCTCCAATGCAATGGGCAAGAAGCAATCCTCATATATGTTGCAACAAATCTCGTTGCGCAAACAAGGACTATTCCACACTTACGCCTTTCCAGAATCTAATACCCACTCACACTATGCAGCAATCACCCAAGTTTGGGGTAATTCTGATTTTGTCATGGGTATTTGTGGCCTCGGACTTCATGTCTTCGATACGCTAAAAGATGATGATGCATTGAAGATTTTCA